TAATTGttatacctctatagttagatgGATCACAAGGATCATCTGATTTAAAAATTGGCGAAATAAAACCATCAGCCCAAATCTTTGGGTACACACTATTCTTGAGGCACAAATTAAATAATtggatatgatctttctaattttaattccaaattaaaattttgaccccaatttcacggtccactgaacatagaaaatgatagtgggagtggggcatccgtgtactatggacacattcttgtttgtacaaACTTTGATAGGAAATCACACCCTGCCTTAAACTTCATGAAATTGCCTGTGGTATTTAAAATTTAGGGAAGACACAAAATTGTAaagaatttaaaatcatttattcaaCATGAAAAGAGGGTTGTAAATACTAATATCATATGCTGATCTATTAGGACTGTCTTTTTTAAAAGTAGTTTTGTTGTTACAGTGATATTTATTTACAACATTTTGCTTTATACCTCTTTCAGTCTACTAAGTTAtttgtaagtacatgtattactaTTGATATGCAAATGGCAGATGACTTGTTGATGACATAAAGTGAAAAAATTTATGAtggtttattttgtgtatttcagATCACATTTACAGACCAAAGGCACGATGATAAGTGCAAGCATTGTATCATCAGCAGGTCATGGACAAGGGATCCAGACTTACACATTAAACAGTTCCTCAGATATCATGAGTGATGGTATCAGTGAACCAAGTTCTCCAGAGAGTTCGTTTGACAGTTCTGATCTACTGGGTGATGATGAAGTTTCAGTTCAGTTAGCAGCTGCAGGTATGGAGGAACcataataagaataagaataagaattttattaactagtctaaaatccaaacaataggattgttactaaaatgcaaaacaaaaacaaacaaacatacagaCAGGCATATTGATTACAAAATGATAGACATTAAACACTACAAATATGtagcattgaaagaaaaaataatataaattattaatattaattataatactatttttgacagcatgcctcctctttagtttaaaattatcaattcaaatattatgcttatacatgtatataacattataagttgagACATCAATTACACAGTTCATATATTGACATTATAATTGTTTCTCTCAttatacatttcacttatatAGTTCACAATGATAAGTAAAATATCACATTCTCCacaggaaaatataaaatcaaatttgcTTCTCCACTCATTGAATTAAAACTGGGGACAATACTAgaaatttcattaaacattttgatcctagttttattaatttctgaacatgttatgataaaatgaaattcatcttccacCTCTTTATGGCATAAAGGACATATTCTATTGTCTAAAGCTGGTTTGTTGTATCTACCACGTTCAACAGCCAGCTCTCTATTACTTTACCATATGACTGTATCATCTACCACATAGTGTGGTGGAATTTTGCCAAATAAACAGTCCTATTTTGTAATGCCATTATGACATGCtactgcatgtatatatatatgtgtcacAATCTGcctctgttttattttatatttaaaaaatctgatgATTCCTTCATGAAATAGcattttacaaatacatgtagtaaaactCATTAAATTGTCATCAAGCAATGCTGCAAAATTCTTAATCTGTTTATATGTTGGTAGTGCATGTAAAAGACAAAGTATATTTACTGAGAAAGtaaattacatttgaaaaaaaaagtcttacttaattttatataatttgtatggACATTCAGTCAGAGCATTAGAAACTAATAGAAATCGCAGTCCTGCAAATATAGATACATGTTTATTGGAAATATTATAGTTCTAATAAAGAGCAGtttacattaaaattaaattttatacttCTTTAGAGTAAGATCTGTTTTTCTCAGCTTTCACAATttgatataattaaataattttcttgTTTGTATTTGAGATCAAAAGAATCAAATAATTTAGATGTGTTGTTTCATGACAGGGACAGTAGGATTAGCTGCAGCTGCAGCAATTGCTGGTGGTAGAAAAAAGAAACGCCCTCATTCTTTTGAAACTAACCCATCTATACGTAAACGCCAACAAACAAGACTGCTCAGGTATGTTTTCCAGATATATAAACAACATAATTTATTTTGATGAGTAAACATCTTCACAGgtgtgaatattttatttatcaaaataaatgtttaaaacagtgcttaacattaaccaaatgaaattgagaatggaaatggggaatgtgacaaagagacaacaatctgaccaaagagcagaaaacagctgaaggccaccattGGGTCtgcaacaaagcgagaaaatccaaAAGATGTAAAGTAAAAACAATActatattagaaaattgtctttcttttcattattattctttatgTGTGTGGCGgttgatatatatatttcatatatattattcACAGGTTTTAAAATATAGGTTAGTTGATATCTTGATATGTATTTGATTTAGTTTTCAATACATTCAATCACAATGCattaataaaaatgtcaaaagtccttttgaaatttatattaagaAATGATTACAATGTTTAACATATAATTTCAGGAAATTAAAGCAGACCATAGAAGAGTACACCACAAGAGTTGGTCAGCAGGCAGTGGTGTTATGTTGTACACCTGGTAAAATGTCAAATTCAAACAATAACTATAAAGTGTTTGGATCACAACCTTTAGAAAGTGTGGTATGTTATACTCAAAGGATGTTTACTTGCTTATACAGGATAATGTTTTGTATGAATACTGCAAAATAATATGTGTACTGCTTATGTTTTCCAATACAAAGATAATGTGCTTAATTATGAACGTTTTTGTGTAGAGTCAAacatttttggataaaaaaaatgcattcataCAATAAAAACCTGTATATGGCTGGCTTGAACCGGGCGGCATGGTAGCTGTCAATTTTCCAAACTTTATCTCACACAACTTTtgagattaaaataaaatatagttcaTTGAGCACACCATTCTAAACATTGTATCCATGACATTATAGTCATTAATGTTACAAAatggtgtacatgtatgtgtaaaaccATACATGGCAGAAAATTGCATGAATTGTACATTGTGTATGTCTCTAGTTCTATCTTTCTTTGATATTAgaacgaaattcataacagtgtggtcgacagtaaaacgtttattagtaattgtactgaaaagtttacctttaacttgtttgtcgtgggcgatgattttatgctcactcagtctatcggaggccttcaagtggggatttaaataatcatttgttaacacattttgatacataaaatgaaactttcttttcacaaatcatttaaggaatttattttaaatgttataccatcacttacaacagtttcacttttcagaatattaatgtccagagctgatatcaataaataataataaaaaaaaaagtttattcatggtaaaaaaaaacaaaaaaacttttaagttaatagggacccgcgttatttcagaaaatatcttattgattaagagaacaaaaacttctacgttgtgatcatttaagagtggccttctatttattcaatgctaaccatgtgggctttgtttttttttatataccataaatcgattcgttcattcagatatttgtcagtttgccttggctcttcaagtccaacacacaacttctcacgaaattggtatttttcttacaaaaattacatccatgtgatgtattcttttcatggagaatgaatgttgcaccttattttatttgttatcggttttttttgtgtgtatcattgacgtataagacaacctgaatcttctttattcaaatttaaaacatacgagatggcaattatgacacaaaataaataaatttaacttacagcagaagaaagataatgagcatcgcttttatagtcttctaaatatcaaagacgcgtggtctttttaaaaatgatgtaaatttataaaggaaacaacaaacaaaatagttcgaatatttatattggaaaaagtaacggtgtgtaaatcataacaattattttatttcaatgaaaatcaaactgtttattttttttcgctgcgagcaaatttttaattttggtcgcattttgaaaatcaataaatcttgtattcttgttggaagctgcactgtttagtttatacccgtttttttcaatgccacacaaatccaacagacaaaaaaaatggtaggttcaagaaataattgatgcaaactatactttattgtagttttaacatgggtaggcattatattcgtgattatttttgcccgagcgatatcgaaaaactattatataaagtgtcctagttcagtgaaaatgtacgtcatacttatttcctaaacaaataaataaacaaacattaattaacatacaacactaccaaaggccagagactccttacttgtatgattttgtaaaaaaatgcatctttttaaaacagtcgaaaacaaaattgtctgtccaatggaaaagttgaagcccaaaaaagatgaacagtgcattatagaaacataAAAGCTGAttgcaaaagttgacgacaagatctattttataacttgagtatggcctaatactattaacctgaaataaatatatttatagcaattcccttgatacgaaagatctacatgttgccttgggctttttttttcttttttttttgctctttggttggttttttgtctcaatgacaattcaattttcattcttatcatagatataactgcatgttaaaataagaatatgaagtgtgatagacaatcagacacattctttccagggaccattgaacaggcgttatcaagctataggtccctgtatggccttcaaccattagcaaaatacacactttatagaatgaaagctccaagaggtcttgggatgataaaaacaaacataaaagatgagcgagaaaaaaaatagggatactgcatggaaattggaaaatggtccgcaacattaatttagtcaactcacttagttgaaattaaagacctggcgaattttagccttttgcaatggatgtgatgtatgtttaaaaaaaatcatggtttgtttggacatttttataaatcaagtcttgtttttaaattatttgcaagtaagttttaagtcatgaacaaataatcactcacagaaagacgtcaaatccatcaacaaaagaaaaaaaataatagacgaccgacaacgcacagaatatcatgtatgtgttccggaccatatgagtatttggaccatacgcatatatcatgaccataagggtatactaatatggtccaaatgctcataaggtccggaacatattttatttgcgatcacaaatgcacgaagacgtccatttctatgtaaattgggtcgattttttttatatagataagatgaatgcgtttctgttgccaagtgtttttcacaagtatagtagcagtatagcagaacggtttaagtttcctatatacaccaaatgatacattttgccaatacaataacgtaaatgcatgcaaatttcacaaggtttaatccaaatagctttcttactatccaataactttcaagtacgaaaaagggcagaagtatattttgtctttatgtttcgtatttgcacaacttttgaaagtggattatgcattcgttctaaaataaaattataccagataaaagttaaaagattacataactcgacaatcgcaattgttaaatccgaaaaagataatcaatcaatacatgcattcagtaagtcattcttttttctgaaagaacatggctttgcgatatcttattatgaaaattgattgtcgaaacataacaaaaacacaagtaaaggacgtttaattaatcaatataaatcaaaacacaaattcctgattagtatttcgaattattttatataggcgttgagaacctttggtgaccccacggtttaaatgtttatattaaggacgtcgtgagcaatgggcgttatagacgaacgttcacctaatctgtcccagtcaatgggatattaaagtgcgccaatcaatgtccatagccacactgttatgaattcgatacTAATATAAAtaggagttatcttcctttgtccatattTTTAGTTTGACTTTCAAATGCTCCATACAATGCAAAGTTTAGTTTTAGTTCACGCTGCAAATTGATGGAATCTTTACCCTTCTGTGCCAAGAAGCACTTTGAATTGATTTCTCTCATCTTTTAACAATTTCAGGAAAGGTTATATTAAAAATCTAGAGcaaatatgatgtaaatttatTCATTGGGACTGTTAATTGCCTTTTACAACATTTAGTAACCCTTactaaatttttgaatttgtaaataGTAAAGTCCCAAATGAAGGTCAGAACTGTTTTATATGCCAAAGTTTCATAAATGGGTAgaattgtaatttgttttttcaGATGAGGAATTGTAAATCAGTTATTCTTCACGATTTAGAGACATCTTTATCTGAGACAATACCTCATGCAGAACACCAGGGTGCTCAAGAACTACCATCATTATCCATTGATGGTATCCCTACTTCAGTAGAAAAAATGACGCAGGTAATTCACAAAGGCTAATTATCTGACCCAGATATTTATATCTTATGATTTCTTTAAGATGTAGAAATtatttgcatttttgttttggATGTGATGAAAAGTGGTAGAAGCAcctatttccatttttttagtaaattggAGGAGTAAacacaaatttcaatatattataatgCAAACTCAAAAGCGAAAGCTCCATTCCTGTGTGTACTTTATTAATGTGTGCTTTAAAACAATGCAAAATTGACTGGAAAACAAATAACTGATTTTTAGGTAAGTATTGCATCcaatgcaatcaaaaccctatggtactgacttgatatctaaatcttcaaAGGGTTAGCACTGCTCTTTAGATAcgcaaaatatagtgcattgatcataacattctaaacATTGTATCACGGGACTatccatagatataggaagatgtggtatgagtgccaatgagacaaatctccatccaagtatcaatttataaaagtaaacattaaaggtcaaggtatggtctttatcacagagccttggctcgcaccgaacagcaagctgtaaagggcccaaaaattagaagtgtaaaaccatttgcacaggaaaaccaacggtctaatctatacatgtataaaaaaacgagaaatgaacatttccagaaatttatcaatgaaatatatgttcaaatattcaatatacaaaatgatattatacttttgtgcatttattacttttataatatctattctaaaaatatcaatgtatcaatgatgtcattgttaaagtcatctttaaaaattagagccatcttcctttgtccagaattgtagttgaatcaactataaccaatgttttatacaatgaaatatttaattttacttccacTGATAAATTGAATCCTTCTGTGCTTTCAAgcactttaattaaaattttcttgttAACATATCaagttatttatatttgaatataattttcttttcattgtATAGGCTCAGTTGAGGACTTTCATACCTGAAATGCTAAAATACTCAACAGGCAGAAGTAAACCTGGCTGGGGTAAAATGGAATGTCGTCCTGTTTGGTGGCCTGATGATGTACCATGGGCAAATGTTAGAAGTGATGTTAGAACAACAGAGCAGAAGAAAAAGGTTcacatattgatattttaatacaTTATGCCAACAAAGCTGGCAAGAACTCTTGAAAATGGCTTGAAAGAAATTTACATTGTGCACcagctattttaatttttgatttgagatttttttttcataaaatcattatgtacatgtaatgGTTTGGTTTAATGAATGTCACGCTGCCCATGAAGGGCCCTTAATTggaacataaatatatttattccgATATTTCTGTTTGAATAGGTTTCATGGACAGATGCTCTTAAAAGTATTGTAAAGAACTGTTACCGACACCATGGAAGAGAAGATCTGTTACACGTTTTTGAAACTGACTCAAGCTATCAGAGAACTATGTTACAAACTATAAACAATCCTGATGGCACAGTGTCTATTATTCAGATAGATACATCACCCAATCAAATTGTTACACTTCCTGATGGCACACAAGC
This sequence is a window from Mytilus edulis chromosome 1, xbMytEdul2.2, whole genome shotgun sequence. Protein-coding genes within it:
- the LOC139494199 gene encoding DNA-binding protein P3A2-like isoform X1 yields the protein MLETWLWEVVNVSHKCNSPRQKLLWSCIMHREICILTTFAQACQKCRADARSHLQTKGTMISASIVSSAGHGQGIQTYTLNSSSDIMSDGISEPSSPESSFDSSDLLGDDEVSVQLAAAGTVGLAAAAAIAGGRKKKRPHSFETNPSIRKRQQTRLLRKLKQTIEEYTTRVGQQAVVLCCTPGKMSNSNNNYKVFGSQPLESVMRNCKSVILHDLETSLSETIPHAEHQGAQELPSLSIDGIPTSVEKMTQAQLRTFIPEMLKYSTGRSKPGWGKMECRPVWWPDDVPWANVRSDVRTTEQKKKVSWTDALKSIVKNCYRHHGREDLLHVFETDSSYQRTMLQTINNPDGTVSIIQIDTSPNQIVTLPDGTQATVVHAIHPGVPNQEASQAVQTLANPSGDNLTHMTPVSVEMNADSLAQSIATISEDGQIILTGDNALNGIVIPVSMYQQLTNPVTALHSGTDLHVAMAPMGVPKDDDINVIADIQSMDSQSPDVLEHVEPKLEET
- the LOC139494199 gene encoding nuclear respiratory factor 1-like isoform X2 produces the protein MISASIVSSAGHGQGIQTYTLNSSSDIMSDGISEPSSPESSFDSSDLLGDDEVSVQLAAAGTVGLAAAAAIAGGRKKKRPHSFETNPSIRKRQQTRLLRKLKQTIEEYTTRVGQQAVVLCCTPGKMSNSNNNYKVFGSQPLESVMRNCKSVILHDLETSLSETIPHAEHQGAQELPSLSIDGIPTSVEKMTQAQLRTFIPEMLKYSTGRSKPGWGKMECRPVWWPDDVPWANVRSDVRTTEQKKKVSWTDALKSIVKNCYRHHGREDLLHVFETDSSYQRTMLQTINNPDGTVSIIQIDTSPNQIVTLPDGTQATVVHAIHPGVPNQEASQAVQTLANPSGDNLTHMTPVSVEMNADSLAQSIATISEDGQIILTGDNALNGIVIPVSMYQQLTNPVTALHSGTDLHVAMAPMGVPKDDDINVIADIQSMDSQSPDVLEHVEPKLEET